ttttagcCAGTTCAGAAAATGCCAGAAAACAAATACGAATAAATGTAAGTTGAAGTGGAGGTTGCAGATTGTGTCtctctgttctctgaaaatccaTCTTGAGCTCTTTACATGATTCTGACTTTTGAAATCAGGTTATTCTTGTGCTCTATCATCTTCTACAAAAGGTAACTGCAGGTTAGTTAATTGTTACTATGTTTTGCCAGTACAATTTGGGGTGCATTGAGAACTGGGCTGATATTAACATGTACCAAATCCTCCTATGTAGGAATGCTGTCTAATGTGCCGAATCCAAGTATTCAATGATACTACTACAAAAATCCAAATCCACTTTTTTATTCCATATCCATAGATTTGAAAAGCAAATTGTGCAAAAACGCAGTTAACTTTTCATGCTTAGTTGACAGAGTCATGTATTATTTTCAGACTGTTATCAGTATTATGTAAATGATAGAACTTGTGCTTGGATATTGAGGCTAGCCTACCAAGTACTCACATGAAGATTAAGGAATTTGGAAATTAAGTAAGTTGTTACCTCTGACTTCAGAAGGCAGTGTACTGacacttgtttttcatgtttttaatgcagatttaCCTTTGTTTCAGGTTATACACCAGGCACCCCATATAAAGTATCTTGTTCACCCACTAGTGGTGCAGTGCCACCATATTCTTCGTCACCGAATCCCTATCAGACTGCTGTGTACCCAGTTCGAAGTGCCTATCCACAGCAGAATCCATATGCACAGGTAAATGAACAAAACGAAAAAAACCTGTCTGTTTGGATACTGTTTTGTTTACCTTGTAATACCTGCTTGAACTCTTAACTTTACATCACATTTATTTCTTCATGAATGGAGAGAATTTTTAGCTGCCTGCAGTAAGAATTCTTAATACAGTGATttacagagtgtgtgtgtgcgcgtgcactTTTACATTCTCTCTCATGTGACACTTACTGTGCACTTACTGATAATGTGTTCAGTCTTTGAAGAGACACTAGATTCAGTAGTTTTAAAAATGCGTGCTGGATGCTATAACTACCACATCCTGATTTCATTTTGTCAAAAATtgtcataaattttttttttgggaagCCGCTGTTGTGATTCAGGGAGTTACCAAGTCTCATACTAGGCAAACTGTTGAAAACTATTAGAAAGGATGGAATTAAGACATTTCAGTAAACATGATGTTTTGGGAAAAAGTTGGCCCTCTTTTTGCATAGAGGAAAGTTGCCTGGCCTGTACACGGCAGTTGAAGGGAGTTAATAAGCACGTTACAAGGCTTATCCAATCTGCTTAGTGTATTTGGATTTGTCAAAAACCTTTCATTCTTTAACTAAAAGCAGCTGAATAAAACGTTGCAAAAGTATGATAGAAGTTCTGTCATGGATTAATACATGAAAAGATATGAAACGAAGGGAATGAATGAGCCCTTATTGTTGAAGGTACAGTCAGCATTGGAGTTCTACAAAGGTTCCTGCTTTTGAATGTTACCCTAAATGCCTTAAAAAGGGGCTAAATGTTAAAAAGTTTGCCAGTGAAATGCAATTGGAATAGTTGAAATGAATGTTTTGGCTTCTGCTCTGTAAATACACTGCATCTTTagaataatgcttttattttatgataCCTTCATGAAAGAAGACGACATTTCTCTTCCCCACCAGCTATACTATAAttacttaatttacttttttctctaaCAGCAAGGCACTTATTACACACAGCCTTTATATGCAGCACCACCCCACGTAATTCACCACACCACAGTTGTGCAGCCTAACGGCATGCCAGCGACTATGTATCCTGCTCCAATTCCGCCACCAAGAGGAAATGGTGTGACTATGGGGATGGTGGCTGGGACTACTATGGCAATGTCAGCAGGTATGTGAGCTTACAACCCTTATGTGCTCTTGAAGCTCTCCTTTCAGGTTGAGACAGAACACAGCTGCATTACAAAAATGTGATGCCAGAGGTGTACTTGGCAGAATCATAAAATTGTTTAGATTAGAAGGGACTTCTGTAGGGCATCTAGTCCAGCGTCTTCAAAGTGGGTCCAGCTAGATCAGGTTGTGTACTTCTTCAGTGATACTTTGATCATCTTTAAGGGTGGAGATACCACATCCTCTTTTCAGATATTAGTATTATGGTAAAATAGTTCTTTATGTCTGTATGGAATTTCACTTACTCTTGCATCCTTTGCTTCTCATCTCATCAGTGTCAAGAGTCTGACTTCCTCTTCTTAATACATTTCTCTATGCCTGCCTAAGAACAGCAATCTCTTAATGCAGTGTTCTCATCCCACACCTCGTATCGCTGACCTTCTTTGTATCTTGAGATGTAAGATTTTATGTGTTTGCACTACCTGCAGGTCTTCTGCGTGATAGGCCATGGCTAGGGATGCCTACTTCCTAATGCCACACTCCTTTAATGGTAGTGTTTTGGAGAAAATGTTGTTTAACCAATATCTAGACTCATCTGTGAGTGTTTACTGAGGGGGTGTCATGCTTTGTTACTCAGTGGGTGTTAACTCACGAAGAAATGTCCACATTCACTCAAAGGATGCTCAATTCAGTAATCTAAAAAACGAGAACCATGAGCTTGTTTTCAGATTCTGTTTTTTTACCTTGTCAAATTTATCATTTAATTTGAGGAATCTCAAAACTAGAGAAGTTACGTGTTGCAAACTGAGGTAACATTGGAGTTTCAAATGTGGGCAAACTTATGCCAGGTGTTTGTTACTGTTTCTATAAAGTGCTGTAGAGTAAGACTGTTAAGATCCTGCTATCTCAGCCTGTTTGTTTCTGAAGCCCCGTAGTCTGTAAAAACCTATCTGGAATAACGCAAACAAGAGCTAATTTATTCTGATTTATCAGTCAAGTTATCTCTAGCATCAAATATTCTTATAGCATGTAAAGCCTGCTGTGGGAAAAAGTTTTGCAGTGAATAATACTTATGTTGCAGGGTTTCTGCTAGAGCTATTTTTGAGTAATGAGTATCTTTATGTGCGTTGGACTAAACATCGAAATGATTCTCTTGCATAAATGTTTGAAGGAAAATTTGGGCTGGAGTGCAAAATGATACTGGTAATTTTAAATTGGAAGATGAGCAAgctgtaattgtttttaaaattaactcttttttgctcccccttttttttttcctgtgctagaATTTGTGCTTactaaaaaaaatgttctcttcaTCCTAGGTACTTTGTTGACAACTCACTCCCCAACTCCGGTAGCCCCTCATCCAGTTACTATGCCCACATATCGGGCTCCAGGAACACCAACCTATAGTTATGTGCCCCCACAGTGGTGATCATCCTGGCAGTCAGTGTAAGTTACCGATTTAGGTTGAAAGCAGTTAATCTTTCTTATAAATGACAGCATTGCAGGTTCTTTCGGGGAGATGTTTGAGAAGGTAAGCAGTCTGAGGTACTTCTACAGTATTCTAATTGAGTAAGAATACACAAAAACTATTGCTGATGTAATAGCCGTTCCCTGCAAAGGAGGGAAGCCTGTTGGGTCTTCAGTGGTCTGTATCTTCAGAAATCATGAAACAATTTCGTGGTTCGTGGTGGTTGAATATGAAAGAATGAGCCTCAGGTTTGCCTTGTTAAAATACGTCTGGGACTAAATGTATTCAGTATTTTGGATTCATTGGTAATTGTTGAATTCAGCAGTACTGTGATTCGTGAATGAAGCAATGTGTGTaactttgcagttttatttttgattgGCTAAATGTGTAGGGACGTTAAGTGTTTTGCCTTGCTCTGAGGGTGAATCTTTCTCACAAGCTGCTGAAACAAATACACAACCTTGAGTTAATTTCATATATTCACTCTGTTTCAGGTAAGTCTCAGTTCATACCTCTTGCAGTCAGCATGGAAAGATCGTTTCTAGTGTGGACCAAAATTTAGATCATGGGTTTCAAGAAAAGGACTATAATTTTGAAATCTGCTATAAGGTGGGATGGATTTTGGGGCTGTAATGTGTGTTAAACTGACACAAAGCCTAATGTTTCTGGGATCCTCACTTctgtttctgttggtttttaGCATATATTGAGAACAGCTTCATTTGAAATAAGGACTTGTCAGACCAACTGAACGAGAAACTTTCACTGTTAGTCCATTTAGTTTATGAAAAAGTTAACTTTGTTTTAACTTTCTTTGGATTTCTGTTTCAGCAGTTAGGAGTCCAGAGTTCTGTTATTACAGGTGACTGTATTCCCTTTGAATTAGTAATGCAGCAACCATTTCTCATTTTGCTGTGACGCTACGTATCAGTCTGTAGATCCGAAAT
The sequence above is a segment of the Calonectris borealis chromosome 9, bCalBor7.hap1.2, whole genome shotgun sequence genome. Coding sequences within it:
- the FAM168B gene encoding myelin-associated neurite-outgrowth inhibitor isoform X3 — translated: MNPVYSPGSSGVPYANAKGIGYPAGFPMGYAAAAPAYSPNMYPGANPTFQTGYTPGTPYKVSCSPTSGAVPPYSSSPNPYQTAVYPVRSAYPQQNPYAQQGTYYTQPLYAAPPHVIHHTTVVQPNGMPATMYPAPIPPPRGNGVTMGMVAGTTMAMSAGLKMGDMQSRN
- the FAM168B gene encoding myelin-associated neurite-outgrowth inhibitor isoform X4 translates to MNPVYSPGSSGVPYANAKGIGYPGYTPGTPYKVSCSPTSGAVPPYSSSPNPYQTAVYPVRSAYPQQNPYAQQGTYYTQPLYAAPPHVIHHTTVVQPNGMPATMYPAPIPPPRGNGVTMGMVAGTTMAMSAGTLLTTHSPTPVAPHPVTMPTYRAPGTPTYSYVPPQW
- the FAM168B gene encoding myelin-associated neurite-outgrowth inhibitor isoform X1; the protein is MNPVYSPGSSGVPYANAKGIGYPAGFPMGYAAAAPAYSPNMYPGANPTFQTGYTPGTPYKVSCSPTSGAVPPYSSSPNPYQTAVYPVRSAYPQQNPYAQQGTYYTQPLYAAPPHVIHHTTVVQPNGMPATMYPAPIPPPRGNGVTMGMVAGTTMAMSAGTLLTTHSPTPVAPHPVTMPTYRAPGTPTYSYVPPQW
- the FAM168B gene encoding myelin-associated neurite-outgrowth inhibitor isoform X2, which encodes MNPVYSPGSSGVPYANAKGIGYPAGFPMGYAAAAPAYSPNMYPGANPTFQTGYTPGTPYKVSCSPTSGAVPPYSSSPNPYQTAVYPVRSAYPQQNPYAQQGTYYTQPLYAAPPHVIHHTTVVQPNGMPATMYPAPIPPPRGNGVTMGMVAGTTMAMSAVKNYVPAKFFSFTPVYTTACLFWKRCRNTQHICK